A DNA window from Ostrea edulis chromosome 5, xbOstEdul1.1, whole genome shotgun sequence contains the following coding sequences:
- the LOC125650948 gene encoding E3 ubiquitin-protein ligase TRIM71-like, whose product MAEAQSESSDSTNVKCDLCLSYFLVNWACHDCAQNLCDNCQTLHSRSNASKQHGIWHLREDKDDEMESGSDAIDIDDMEVHICRIHEEQVCDLYCNLCDMLVCHICVRTIHKTHNISDICEAAEQKFNQLSKKFEHLEKYELGKARKMVQSLEENKVEYVSSALLKRELVKERNEKLKFSLDNLTDNMLKEIETKEEVDIQFINRKQFRLQSLSVKVSEAISFSRNNMANKSGLGLLDACAEAERKVEKLKLPSADTGPVKISPPEFVPGKNDEDFSIVFGTLEYEPRQILTRRRTTVAFPYNIKAQVIASFTQKARNGIYSICTTGNGNAMIGTEERIVQVVTITGKVLASIKVDITPYNIACSKLGKDLYMSTWNMEIKGLKNGSFTRFIDTSPFHAQGLCVNEDGEILACLYHKEDQFGKIVRYDNAGKSLQQICSDERRRLMFQNPSKVATSVTRDIVVVDMAEKSVVAVGADGQRKFTFKGINGGKFEPKCIDCSTLGSILVGDHEDRIHLLDKNGNFLQYIMTKDHGLNDIIGLSSDQEEKRIWVSCYDKVIIATLV is encoded by the coding sequence ATGGCGGAAGCGCAATCCGAAAGTTCGGATTCTACCAACGTTAAATGTGATCTGTGTCTTTCGTATTTCCTCGTCAACTGGGCGTGTCATGATTGTGCTCAGAACTTGTGTGATAACTGTCAAACATTGCATTCCAGAAGCAATGCCAGCAAGCAGCATGGAATTTGGCATCTTCGTGAAGACAAGGACGACGAAATGGAATCTGGGAGTGACGCCATTGACATCGACGACATGGAAGTACACATCTGTCGTATCCACGAGGAACAGGTTTGCGATCTGTACTGTAACCTATGTGATATGTTGGTATGTCATATTTGTGTCCGGACAATTCACAAGACTCACAATATTTCGGATATTTGTGAAGCTGCGGAGCAGAAATTCAACCAGCTGAGTAAGAAATTCGAACACCTTGAAAAATATGAACTTGGAAAGGCACGCAAAATGGTACAAAGTCTGGAGGAGAATAAAGTTGAATATGTTTCCAGTGCTCTCCTAAAAAGAGAATTGGTTAAAGAGCGAAACGAGAAGTTGAAATTCAGCTTGGATAATCTCACTGACAACATGCTAAAGGAAATTGAGACGAAGGAGGAAGTCGACATACAGTTCATTAATAGAAAACAATTCAGACTGCAAAGCCTGTCCGTAAAGGTGTCAGAAGCAATCAGCTTCAGCAGAAACAACATGGCCAACAAAAGTGGGTTAGGCTTACTTGATGCTTGTGCGGAAGCAGAGCGGAAAGTAGAAAAACTGAAGTTACCGTCTGCTGATACTGGACCAGTAAAGATCAGCCCACCTGAATTTGTTCCCGGCAAAAATGACGAAGATTTTTCTATCGTCTTTGGTACTTTAGAATACGAACCAAGGCAGATTTTGACCAGACGCCGGACAACCGTCGCATTTCCATACAACATCAAAGCTCAGGTCATCGCCAGCTTCACGCAGAAAGCACGAAATggaatttacagtatttgcACTACCGGAAACGGAAATGCCATGATTGGAACGGAGGAAAGGATTGTTCAAGTCGTCACAATAACGGGGAAGGTCTTAGCCAGTATCAAAGTTGACATAACACCTTACAACATTGCTTGTTCTAAGCTTGGCAAGGATCTTTATATGAGCACTTGGAACATGGAGATCAAAGGGTTGAAAAATGGATCGTTTACACGCTTTATCGATACCAGTCCTTTTCATGCGCAAGGACTATGTGTAAACGAAGATGGGGAAATTTTGGCATGTCTGTATCACAAAGAAGACCAGTTTGGAAAGATTGTGCGGTACGACAATGCGGGGAAATCATTACAACAAATCTGTAGCGATGAACGCAGACGACTGATGTTTCAAAACCCATCAAAAGTCGCCACAAGTGTGACGAGAGACATTGTTGTTGTGGACATGGCTGAGAAAAGCGTGGTTGCAGTTGGAGCAGACGGGCAAAGAAAATTCACTTTCAAGGGTATAAATGGCGGGAAATTCGAGCCGAAATGCATTGACTGCAGCACACTAGGAAGCATTCTGGTAGGAGATCACGAAGACCGAATCCATTTACTGGATAAAAATGGGAATTTTTTGCAATATATCATGACAAAGGACCACGGTTTGAATGACATCATAGGCCTCTCTAGTGACCAAGAGGAGAAAAGAATTTGGGTGTCTTGCTATGACAAAGTAATCATCGCTACATTAGTCTGA